One genomic window of Salvia miltiorrhiza cultivar Shanhuang (shh) chromosome 4, IMPLAD_Smil_shh, whole genome shotgun sequence includes the following:
- the LOC131020811 gene encoding E3 ubiquitin-protein ligase SINAT3-like — protein sequence MESSIECFSFIDGMDEEEMSPSHPFSQFSSSKPSHNNSNTNNLNGCVINPITSVHELLDCPVCTNSMYPPIHQCHNGHTICSTCKVRVHNRCPTCRQELGDIRCLALEKVAESLQLPCKYYSLGCPDIFPYYSKLKHETVCDFRPYGCPYAGSECSVVGDIPFLVDHLRDEHKVDMHSGCTFNHRYVKSNPRDVENATWMLTVFHCFGHYFCLHFEAFQLGTAPVYMAFLRFMGDETEARNYSYSLEVGGNGRKLTWEGTPRSIRDTHRKVRDSHDGLIVQRNMALFFSGGDRKELKLRVTGRIWKEQQQNPDATYIPNL from the exons atggAATCCAGCATTGAATGCTTTTCATTCATTGATGGGATGGATGAAGAAGAGATGTCTCCATCCCATCCTTTCTCTCAGTTTTCATCTTCAAAGCCATCCCACAATAATTCCAACACCAATAATCTCAATGGCTGTGTGATTAATCCTATCACAAGTGTTCATGAGCTTCTTGATTGCCCTGTTTGCACTAATTCTATGTATCCTCCTATCCACCAg TGTCACAATGGGCACACCATTTGCTCTACCTGCAAAGTTAGGGTTCACAACAGGTGCCCAACGTGTAGACAGGAGCTGGGCGATATAAGATGTTTGGCGCTCGAAAAAGTTGCTGAATCGCTCCAACTCCCGTGCAAATACTATTCGCTCGGATGCCCCGACATCTTCCCGTATTATAGCAAGTTGAAGCACGAAACGGTCTGCGATTTTCGGCCTTACGGCTGCCCCTACGCCGGATCGGAGTGCTCGGTTGTCGGGGACATCCCGTTCCTCGTCGATCACCTGAGAGACGAACACAAAGTGGACATGCATTCCGGGTGCACCTTCAACCATCGGTACGTGAAGTCGAACCCCCGGGACGTGGAGAACGCCACGTGGATGCTGACG GTTTTCCATTGCTTTGGTCACTACTTCTGCCTACATTTCGAAGCATTCCAACTCGGGACGGCTCCGGTGTACATGGCGTTCCTACGGTTCATGGGGGACGAGACGGAGGCTCGGAACTACAGCTACAGCCTGGAGGTTGGGGGAAATGGTCGGAAGCTGACGTGGGAGGGGACTCCCCGGAGCATACGGGACACTCACAGGAAGGTTCGAGACAGCCATGACGGCCTCATCGTACAGCGCAACATGGCCCTGTTTTTCTCCGGAGGTGACCGGAAGGAGCTCAAGCTCCGCGTCACCGGCCGGATATGGAAGGAGCAGCAGCAGAACCCAGATGCCACTTACATACCCAATCTCTGA
- the LOC131020814 gene encoding aspartyl protease family protein 2-like, whose translation MDGKRLALFLSLYVAVSVSFSAALEYQTLIPTSLPSPQTLSWPTHQESEPESESESESTLSLNLHHVDNLSPASNSSPQSLFALRLRRDAVRAKSLSVIAAATRANASAAFSSSVISGLAQGSGEYFTRIGIGTPPRYGYMVLDTGSDVVWVQCSPCRKCYAQTDPIFDPKKSSSFSGVSCASPLCRRLDSPGCNGRRKCLYQVAYGDGSFTVGEFSTETLTFRRAKVSSIAFGCGHDNEGLFVGAAGLLGLGRGKLSFPTQAGGRFGRKFSYCLVDRSASSNPSSMVFGGSAAASRSAAYTPLLRNPKLDTFYYVGLSGISVGGARVAGITASLFKLDAIGNGGVILDSGTSVTRLTRPAYAALRDAFVAGAPNLKRASEFSLFDTCFDLSGKTEVKVPTVVLHFEGADVSLPASNYLIPVDGDGKFCFAFAGTASGLSIIGNIQQQSFRVVFDLAGNRVGFAPRGCV comes from the exons ATGGACGGGAAGCGTCTCGCCCTATTCCTGTCCCTATACGTCGCCGTTTCTGTCTCCTTCTCCGCCGCTCTTGAATATCAAACCCTCATCCCCACCTCCCTACCGTCACCTCAAACCCTCTCATGGCCCACCCACCAAGAATCCGAACCCGAATCCGAGTCCGAATCCGAATCCACCCTCTCACTAAACTTGCACCACGTGGACAATCTCTCTCCCGCCTCCAACTCATCCCCACAGTCGCTCTTCGCACTCCGTCTCCGTCGTGACGCCGTCAGAGCCAAATCTCTCTCCGTCATCGCCGCCGCCACCCGCGCCAACGCCTCCGCCGCCTTCAGCAGCTCCGTCATCTCCGGACTCGCGCAGGGGAGCGGCGAATACTTCACGCGCATCGGCATCGGCACTCCGCCTAG ATACGGCTACATGGTGCTCGACACCGGAAGCGACGTCGTATGGGTCCAGTGCTCGCCGTGCCGGAAATGCTACGCCCAAACCGACCCGATCTTCGATCCGAAGAAATCGTCGTCGTTTTCAGGAGTCTCGTGCGCCTCCCCGCTCTGCCGCCGCCTCGATTCGCCCGGCTGCAACGGCCGCCGGAAATGCCTCTACCAGGTCGCCTACGGCGACGGCTCGTTCACCGTCGGAGAATTCTCGACCGAGACGCTGACGTTTCGTCGCGCGAAGGTGAGCAGCATCGCCTTCGGCTGCGGGCACGATAACGAGGGTTTGTTCGTCGGCGCCGCCGGCCTGCTCGGCCTCGGCCGCGGGAAACTGTCGTTTCCGACGCAAGCCGGCGGGAGATTCGGCCGGAAGTTCTCGTACTGCTTGGTGGACCGGTCGGCCTCCTCCAACCCGTCGTCGATGGTGTTCGGcggctccgccgccgcctcgaGATCCGCCGCCTACACGCCGCTGCTGAGGAATCCGAAGCTCGACACGTTCTACTACGTCGGATTGAGCGGGATCTCGGTCGGCGGGGCGCGCGTCGCCGGGATCACGGCGTCGCTCTTCAAGCTCGACGCGATCGGCAACGGCGGCGTGATCCTGGATTCGGGCACGTCCGTGACCCGGCTGACCCGACCCGCGTACGCGGCGCTGAGGGACGCGTTCGTGGCCGGGGCCCCGAACCTGAAGCGCGCGTCGGAGTTCTCGCTCTTCGACACGTGCTTCGATCTCTCCGGCAAGACGGAGGTGAAGGTGCCGACGGTGGTGCTGCACTTCGAGGGCGCCGACGTGTCGCTGCCGGCGTCGAATTACTTGATCCCGGTGGATGGCGACGGGAAATTCTGCTTCGCTTTCGCGGGCACCGCCAGCGGGTTGTCGATAATCGGGAACATCCAGCAGCAGAGTTTCCGGGTCGTGTTCGACTTGGCGGgcaatcgggtcgggttcgccCCGCGAGGATGCGTTTAG
- the LOC131020812 gene encoding uncharacterized protein LOC131020812: MDSVALILASPFRGSTISIPAPNPANSRRFQKPPASVKSSLSPKNPNSIWGKGAFGSALMSVTATAKVKISPFVATLAANPTFVSALCAWAAAQSMKVFLNFCVERRWDFRIMFSCGGMPSSHSALCTALTASVAICHGVADSLFPVCLGFSLIVMYDAIGVRRHAGMQAEVLNVIVADMFQGHPISQRKLKELLGHTPSQVFAGALLGILVAWRCCQVETCKKSM; this comes from the exons ATGGATTCCGTCGCTCTAATCCTCGCCTCCCCTTTCAGAGGCTCGACCATTTCCATTCCCGCTCCGAATCCCGCGAATTCCAGAAGATTCCAGAAACCTCCCGCCTCCGTCAAGAGCTCCCTGAGCCCTAAAAATCCCAATTCGATATGGGGCAAGGGCGCGTTTGGGAGCGCGCTGATGAGCGTGACCGCGACGGCGAAGGTGAAGATAAGCCCCTTCGTGGCGACGCTGGCGGCGAATCCGACGTTCGTGTCGGCGCTGTGCGCGTGGGCGGCGGCGCAGTCGATGAAGGTGTTCTTGAATTTCTGCGTGGAGCGGAGATGGGATTTCCGGATCATGTTTTCCTGCGGCGGGATGCCTTCTTCTCACTCTGCATTGTGCACGGCGCTGACGGCCTCCGTCGCGATCTGCCACGGCGTCGCCGATTCCTTGTTCCCGGTTTGTTTGGGGTTCAGTTTGATTGTGATGTATGATGCTATCGGCGTCAGGCGACACGCCGGCATGCAAGCTGAG GTTTTGAATGTGATCGTCGCGGACATGTTCCAAGGGCACCCGATAAGCCAAAGAAAGCTGAAGGAGCTTCTCGGGCACACCCCGTCCCAGGTGTTTGCCGGAGCTCTCCTAGGCATCCTCGTAGCGTGGAGGTGTTGTCAG GTCGAAACGTGCAAGAAGTCGATGTGA